The genome window tttttttaaccgctAAAACTCCGAAAAGTGCAttcatttgcattcagccccccCTCAGTCAAAACTTGCAGAACCGCCCGTCAAGAACAGTTGCAAGGCTTAAAAGGGTGTGTCTCTACTACACGTTCTGCACGTGTAGAAACCAAAACTTTCTCCTCTTTTTGTGTCTATTCCTCTTCACAGAGAGGCTCCAGGGCAGACAGTTTGAATAGAATGTCAattttcaggtctggactttgactaggccattctgacgTGAATACGTTCTGATCTAAACTATTTCCATTGTACCCCTGGCTGTaagtttagggttgttgtcctgcaggaACACGAACCTCCACCCTGGTTTCAAGTGTAGCGGATTTTCTGCAGTACCGTTGTGTGTTTAGctccttccatcttcccatcagtttGGCTCAGAATTGGGCCGAATATACATGTACAACTCGCCTTTAGATTCTTTATTTCATGGGTTATCAAACTTTTTGTGGCCAGGGACCCCTTAGCAGTGGTAAAATCTGTCCAAGGACCACTTTAGGTTACTTATCCTGATAGTATTTTctaaacagccttttgtactaataaatacattaggaattatgtatgtttttttcataaatatataaatacacctaGTAAtagagatttggtggagattagatcctcattctcgATAAAGCCAGACTCGATGTAAACGTAGTCATACTTCCTATTTTTAGCTGAGTTGGCGTTTACCGTACTTGATGTagtggatggagttaaatatttttccattgcGTTACTTAGCTCAACCCCCGACAACATGCGTTTCACGGACCCCCATCCCGTGGTTTGCGGACCCCCGCGGGTCCGGGGACCCTAGTTTGAGGGCCGCttctttatttgcacaaaaatgTGATGAGAACctgtccttttccttccacttcaacagttatgcactactttgtgttgttccagTGCATAAAATCTCATTACAAGCAATGATGTACTTGTTACATGACACTTTGAGAAAAACCTGCAGGGATACAAATGCTTCTGCGCAGGAGTGTAATTTGGTATTTCAGTTTTGAGAAACAGGAGCAGTGGAATGATTAGCAGGAGCCTCTATGACCCACTTAAGGCAAGAAAGCTTACTATCTGCTGACATGTTACATGTTTTTGATGGCTTGAACTTATTTGTTACAATTTAGATTCCTTTTTGCAGACTGtgctttactttttttacatgtcctgtttttttttttgttgttttttttgttcgtttgtttttttgttaatggGCTGTCAGTAAGGAAGGTGAAGAGGAGGTTCCAATGAGTCGTAGTTTCTCAGTGGAAGACCTCCTTGACGAGGTGGAGAAGATCTGCTACGATGCATCAGGGACGTCAAAGGTAAAGCTCAATCACCTCCTGTCAGTCTGACGTATTCTCACCAGCAGCCTTGCAGATTTATCATGTGATGGGATTATTactagataagataagaataaATGTCAAATGTTAGATGTATGCTTTAAAGACTGTCgttattacacattttaatgGAGAACATTAAATACAGGAATCAGTCTAATGTTTAATGCAGTTTGCGCAGTAGCATGTATTGAGAAACCAAATGGTGAACAGAATTGGCCAATTTTTTAGTTTGGCCCGTCCGTACCAGGGACTGGTCAGCcggaaactcaaaaatcctttTTACCAATCAGAGAATAAACTAGACCAACAGTGGACTGTTTTCTGCAAGGATGAGTTACATAGAAATGAAGTCAAACCAAGTAGAAATGGGGATGAACGTATTTAGAAATGTCCAATtcaaatctgttatggtttgtcATTTATTCAGGCTGCAAGAGAGCAAGAGTATTAGTACATAACAGGAAGGTTTAATGGAGTGCACCAAAGGTGCTCTGTTTCATCCCTTTGCGCTTTCAGCCTCtgtccaaaaaaaggttaaaaaaataaaacaactggacttctattctgaagctgaagacatttcggttcccatccaggaagctttctcaatagcgtaccgcgcacgtgacgtcaccgtctcaagagcaacgccccttttgccgcttaggtaggacatacaggtagagaacgcccgtagcaaccagcagaaacagcgatatgaccgactttacagccgttaaactttcccaagacgatgttccaggcgcacggattactggtcgcactgtagaagaacacaccaaccttcagctcaaacgatggcttgaggttcgagggcttaaaaagaccggaaaacgggccgagttgatcgaacagtaagctttgttttttggttttttttctccgcagcggtcatggcgtcatcggccgttttttttttttgtaatcaccgtccaggaatgggtatatgtttaatgtttgtcttatttgaaatgtttttgagtaagctatcctggtagcagggtatcaagttagcgcctgctaccatgatagcctatatgcgatcatggtagcaggcgcttcattattaacatgtcggccaccaaaatactcttacctgttcactacttgatgtcgctggaattaggtcaggatgttcttcggttgggccctttcctccaacaaaatgcttgctacatatgtaggtgaatttggtaactttttccgggttgaactgttgtgtaggccgaccgcaccggtgtacccagcgcacacatttctccttggcagtcttgaagaaaacatccttcatatgcggccgatcagcgtacctcgagtcgctgttgcccgttccatagcaacaatgtttaaaaactatggtcttagatttggaaaaagcagtcgtttaccgagtaaaaccaagggtaacgcacgtctcttttacagcgaaacagcggcggactatgcaaggttgccctactgcgtaccacgtgatgtgacgtcatcgtgacgttgtgtttctaaaaatagctcgctcgcggtacgctattcaaatgtctggagtagtgtggagtccCAAGCTTTTTAGGCCTGCAGGCGAGGCCtcattagagcttagattcacatgtaAATTCACCCGAAACTGATCGCCCCAACAAGCCTCAGCCTCTGGCTTTACAAATGTTCGCAGCCTTCGGGTAAACTCAGAGTTAAGATATGGATCTTCCTAATTATGAATCTGGAGAGTGCTGGTTTAGTAATGCTAGCCACACGCTAATCCCAAGTATGAGATCCTAAAAACAGCCTAAAATGTGAACTCTAATTATGTTGTCTTTGCCTTAGTAAAACTCTCGTGTTACAACAACTCTTCTCTCCCACTAAAATCTTGCCCCAtcttctaaaataaataactgaccACTAGGCAGGGAAGCTAAAAAGCAACATTTCCCCTTATACTATAGTTCTTTAAGGTAAGAATGGCTCAAAACGGTAGGAGCGGGTCAAAAGTCCAAATTGgcttttaaaaccacaaaactTTGATCCTTGCGTCTGCAGTCAGCGGATACGTGACAGCTTGATACGAACAACGTTGTGTGTTAACTACTTCAGGTGGAGATGGTGGTGAGGCTGTGGAAGGACGGCTTTACCGTTAATGATGGAGACTTCCGCAGCTACTCCGTGCCAGAAAATCAAGATTTCCTGGATGCCATCAAAAGAGGGTGAGCGTCTAGCCCACTACTGGGAATATCCTCAGTGGCTGTAAGATTGTGGTATAGTCATTACTTCTTactagggatgggtacctttcacatttgaaccggTACCCAGTACCTGTACTCAACGGTACTTAcggtacttttgtgtgtttacgTGGTAATACATGTTAGTTTAATAATCTAACTAAATCTTTCTATTTAACATTtctttctcaatatataaagtTGTTCGGATCTACATATGAACCTTATGAAATAATTGATGAGATTCagtacattgcctgaatccacaccacataaaacacattttttaccaaaaagacagatatcagaggcacacagagTGAATGAAGAGAATAGGTTATTGAAGCAGTGTGTGTACATCACATttagggaattattttagtgcaacagttttagagaaaaaaacaaagactatatttaaaacattatattttatcCTGCATTGGAATCCAGGGCgggatacatttgcaatgtggGACCGGagaggctctcctctctgctctcttcgCTCCGACTCCCGCCGCTGGGCTCGCAGTTCACCTCACAAATGTTGCAGCGAGTGGAATCTGCATCGCAAGTTGAAAAGTTGAGACATCCTTCTGAGCGCTTTCGATCAGCCACGCTTGCTTTGTAGACTGGACCAGCGGCTACTGACGTCATCACGCTCTTGTGccatgctgtgttcatgttcggCTTGGAAAATCCCCCActcctccactccctcagtgtcacagCGATGTGTTTATGTACCACAACATGGTACCGTTGGATTTCACTTGAATCGGTACTCTGCAGTACTATAAAAGTACCTTATTCAGAACCCATCCCTATTTCTAactactcctttttttttttaaagaggaatgCTCAAGCAATGAAGTATTGTTTCCTATTGATTCCTTAATCTCCCTGATTGTTTGCAAATTCTTCAGATTTTTcgacaccttttttttaatcgatacCGTCTCGATGTTTATCAACTTAATATTCAACTTGTTAATTATGTCTGAGCTGTTTTGACACAGTTTTTTAATagcaatacccccccccccccaacatggCAGCATTCAAATTAAAGATGAAGCACAAAGCTTCACTGTCTAGTGTGTATGGTGACAGACCCAAATTCTgcattttacatttaacatgATGTCagtcttttcagtttttttttttttttttgcattacacAATCTCATCAACACAATCTTCCTAAATGGAAAAAAACCCTTTAAGGTTATTCTTACTTCAGACCACTAGCAGGGGCCTTCAGACGGCAGATAAACTGTGAACCCTCCTTTTGTCTTACTGATTGATTCATCTGACTAAGACTCCTCGGCTGAACTTTTATCTGCCCCAGGGAGCTTCCAGCAGAGTgggagagcagagcagaggaagaggagctggagATCAGCGTGGAGGACATGACCGAGGAAAATTATGTCCCCAAGAAGAAGGCTTTTCACCCCTTTAGCGGGAGAGGATACCGACTTGGCAGGTAACGGTTCGTTGCTGTTTTCAtgtctgtttgttttacttttttatttgtaactagatgtaatatttttcctttttttgtttatttattttttttacatataaagaTATGATTACTATAATATGATTCAAAGTGTGCTAGTTGTAGACCAAgtttccacattttatcacCAGTTGTGTCATAATTATTTAGACCACTAGGTGTCCCGCTAAATCCATCCATAGAAACACCCTGAAGCGAATCCAACCAGGGTTCTGTCAGCCTGTTCATTTCAGGACCTCACCTTTAGGAGGTCCTACACTAATTTTGCATTGTCCAAATCATgcgtaaataaagaaatactgtTTCACTTTAACAggagtaagtttttttttttttttttaacactaccAGCTCTTGTGAAACTGAGAAAATCCACATTGCAAATGCTGTTCACACTTTGAACTTTTCCCTCTGTCCAATTCCCAGCGTCGCACCCCGAGTCGTGGCGCGGTCACCATCTGTGCACGAGGACGGAGAATCTCCTCCTATCCCCATGGTAACACTAGACCACTCCCTACCCGTCACCTCCCTGCAGATCTGGTTGGCCGACGGCAGGAGACTGGTGCAGAGGTTTAACCTATCGCATAGGTGTGTATCCCAGGTGTCCGAGGCCAAAAAAACGCACGGcttcacacacagaaaaaacagatttttcacGAGGAATATCTGAAGAGCGGCTGCTCCTGCTGCGCTGTCCGTAAATCCCTTAATCTTTCAGCATCGTAGTAAATATGTAGTACAAGAGGGTGTTGGAGATTTTGGGTTATTGTGGCTCGGGAGGTGGAGAAGGGGGTTTGTTTAGGGATTATGTAAAGCTTTGTTGTAGTCTGATATAGTTCGAAGGCTGAAGAAATGGCGCACGGGGTTTCAGAGACATAATCTGAGTCGTAGCAGTGGCGTGGATCTATAAAATCCCCCAGTGAGGAATTGCGTAACTCCGATGCAGCGTTTTTATATAACAGGGTAAAGGATAAAGAGGACTGAACCTCTCCAGTCCTAAGCCAGTCACAGTGTGCAGCGAGCGGTCGGGCCGGCACAGGACTGCCGCGTACGCCGGGCTGGTTATTAATAATAGATGATGTTACTAGTACACTGCCTCAGATCTCACGTGTCACAACAGGGGGGTGGAGCATTTGGCTGGGAGTCTTGCGCTTTCACGAAGGAGTCGGATGTTTCGCTCAGGGTTCGCACGCAGTCTGGAAAACGCTGAAATTTGGTCTGGGGATTTTTCAGGTCGGGATTAGTATGGAatgacaatatttaaaaaaaaaaacatttttacaaacaatATTCCTCATCCCATTCGCTAAACATACAGTCATCAGTCCGTCTGTCCATTTGAGCATGCAGCCGTTTGTCTGTCCATTAAGACGTTTGCATTTATCCATCAGCCATTCCTCCATCTGTCCATTTATTCATTCCTTTGTCATTTCTGTATCCATTTGACCATCCATATTTCCATTTGGCCGTCTGTTCGTCCaatttttcatccatccatccatccatccatccatccatgcactTCCAAGGTTGCGTATTTAAAGCCCGACCACCAGTTCACAGTGGACATTTGTGCTTTAGAAAAAGTCTGaaacaggctttaaaaaaaaaaaaactcccactcGTCACTCTTCTCTTCTAATCCGAGTTGCGTTTCTCCCTTCAGAATCTCTGACGTCCACGATTTTGTGGCGCGCTGCCAGAGGAGCTGCCCGCCTTTCGTCCTGACGACGTCGCTTCCTTTCCGCGAGCTCAGCGACCAGGAACTGAGTCTGGAGGAGGCGGATTTGGCCCACGCGGTCATCGTGCAGAGACCCCTGAACCCACAGGCTCTGTTTGGACACTCCTGACCGACGCAGTCTGTCACCCCGCACGGCATGCCACCTTCCCCTCCTTTCACAGACATATCATcacctttactttttttttttatagctgcCTTGAGGCTTCCTGCACCTTGaagtgttttcttgtttttttttcccctc of Fundulus heteroclitus isolate FHET01 chromosome 15, MU-UCD_Fhet_4.1, whole genome shotgun sequence contains these proteins:
- the ubxn2a gene encoding UBX domain-containing protein 2A isoform X2 — protein: MCCRGLSDKSANCKEGEEEVPMSRSFSVEDLLDEVEKICYDASGTSKVEMVVRLWKDGFTVNDGDFRSYSVPENQDFLDAIKRGELPAEWESRAEEEELEISVEDMTEENYVPKKKAFHPFSGRGYRLGSVAPRVVARSPSVHEDGESPPIPMVTLDHSLPVTSLQIWLADGRRLVQRFNLSHRISDVHDFVARCQRSCPPFVLTTSLPFRELSDQELSLEEADLAHAVIVQRPLNPQALFGHS
- the ubxn2a gene encoding UBX domain-containing protein 2A isoform X3 — its product is MSRSFSVEDLLDEVEKICYDASGTSKVEMVVRLWKDGFTVNDGDFRSYSVPENQDFLDAIKRGELPAEWESRAEEEELEISVEDMTEENYVPKKKAFHPFSGRGYRLGSVAPRVVARSPSVHEDGESPPIPMVTLDHSLPVTSLQIWLADGRRLVQRFNLSHRISDVHDFVARCQRSCPPFVLTTSLPFRELSDQELSLEEADLAHAVIVQRPLNPQALFGHS
- the ubxn2a gene encoding UBX domain-containing protein 2A isoform X1; translated protein: MKETDDGGAEKDEQRKEGEEEVPMSRSFSVEDLLDEVEKICYDASGTSKVEMVVRLWKDGFTVNDGDFRSYSVPENQDFLDAIKRGELPAEWESRAEEEELEISVEDMTEENYVPKKKAFHPFSGRGYRLGSVAPRVVARSPSVHEDGESPPIPMVTLDHSLPVTSLQIWLADGRRLVQRFNLSHRISDVHDFVARCQRSCPPFVLTTSLPFRELSDQELSLEEADLAHAVIVQRPLNPQALFGHS